The Candidatus Flexicrinis proximus genome includes a window with the following:
- a CDS encoding alpha/beta hydrolase, with translation MLIETIKLYENRDDVTLTTYVLADSREMLNGKKRPGVLVCPGGAYLGCSDREAEPVALRFAAMGYHAFVLRYSTYFSGPFGGLPDASTMEPNPNSVHPAPVRDIGKAFLTLHTHADRWLLDTSKIAICGFSAGGHNCAMYSVYWNQPLIYEHFGQNPDVFKPAASILGYALCDYRLMFGRITDRTAQQVSDAASIAFLGTTAPSAELLERVSPVLHVSEHTPPTFLWATAADALVPVEHTTLMATALAVADVPFEVHIFEQGQHGLSLANQATAGSMLEIETDAARWVDLAEAWLKKRFALEVPPKPAWMMDLDAAANPLQ, from the coding sequence ATGCTCATTGAGACCATCAAGCTGTACGAAAATCGCGACGATGTGACACTCACCACGTACGTACTGGCGGACTCGCGCGAGATGCTGAACGGCAAGAAGCGCCCTGGCGTTCTGGTTTGCCCTGGCGGCGCATATCTTGGCTGCTCGGATCGCGAAGCCGAACCGGTCGCCCTGCGCTTTGCCGCCATGGGCTACCATGCCTTCGTGCTGCGCTATTCCACGTACTTTAGCGGGCCATTCGGGGGACTTCCAGATGCCTCCACAATGGAACCCAATCCGAACAGCGTGCACCCTGCCCCGGTGCGTGACATCGGCAAAGCCTTCCTGACGCTGCACACCCATGCCGACCGGTGGCTGCTCGACACCAGCAAGATCGCGATCTGTGGCTTCTCCGCCGGCGGCCACAACTGCGCCATGTACTCGGTTTACTGGAATCAGCCGCTCATTTATGAGCACTTTGGCCAGAATCCGGATGTATTCAAACCCGCTGCCTCCATTCTAGGGTATGCGCTTTGTGACTATCGGCTGATGTTCGGCCGAATCACCGACCGTACCGCCCAGCAGGTTTCGGATGCGGCCAGCATCGCATTTCTGGGAACGACCGCCCCTTCAGCAGAGCTGCTGGAACGGGTCAGCCCAGTGCTGCATGTGTCTGAGCATACCCCACCGACCTTCTTGTGGGCGACCGCTGCCGATGCGCTCGTTCCCGTCGAACATACGACGCTTATGGCGACCGCGCTGGCCGTGGCGGATGTCCCCTTTGAGGTGCACATCTTTGAGCAGGGGCAGCATGGCTTGAGCCTTGCGAACCAGGCGACGGCGGGATCCATGCTGGAAATCGAGACGGATGCAGCCCGCTGGGTCGATCTGGCCGAGGCATGGCTCAAAAAACGTTTTGCGCTCGAGGTTCCACCCAAACCCGCATGGATGATGGATTTGGATGCGGCCGCAAACCCGTTACAGTAA
- a CDS encoding family 1 glycosylhydrolase translates to MDFQFPEQFLWGAATAAHQVEGNNVNSESWVLEHLPGTIYAEPSGDACDHYHRYPADIALLADLGFKAYRFSIEWSRVEPEEGEFSYASLEHYRRMLAACHEHGITPVVTYHHFTSPRWLLRYGGWLDAKTPERFARYCERVTRHVGDLFNIGCTLNEPNIAVLLSKILPFNPASGDWWTAAAQAFGVSTDRLGVFQFVASPEAREVMLAAHRQGYDAIKAVRGDISLGLTLALPDIQRAAGGEQRAAEFRRDLADTYLERLHQDDFVGVQNYGRMVVGPDGLVPPSADVEKNQMGEEFYPEGLEGAVRYAAQVAGIPVYVTENGLSSTDDSRRVEYFRRALESIANCLHSGVDVRGYFAWSAFDNFEWVSGYRPRFGIIAVDRDTQERTPKPSAHWLGAVARVNRLQG, encoded by the coding sequence ATGGATTTCCAATTTCCAGAACAATTCCTTTGGGGCGCAGCCACTGCGGCTCATCAGGTAGAGGGAAATAACGTCAATTCTGAGAGCTGGGTGCTGGAACACCTGCCCGGAACCATCTACGCCGAACCGTCTGGCGATGCGTGCGATCACTATCATCGGTATCCGGCCGACATCGCGCTGCTGGCGGATCTCGGGTTCAAGGCCTATCGCTTTTCGATCGAATGGTCGAGAGTCGAGCCGGAGGAGGGCGAGTTTTCCTACGCCAGTTTAGAGCATTACCGCCGGATGCTGGCAGCCTGCCATGAGCACGGCATCACCCCGGTCGTGACCTATCACCACTTCACGTCTCCCCGCTGGCTTCTCCGCTACGGGGGGTGGTTGGATGCGAAGACGCCCGAGCGATTCGCGCGTTACTGCGAGCGTGTTACGCGGCATGTCGGCGATCTGTTCAACATCGGATGTACGCTGAACGAGCCGAATATCGCGGTGCTGCTGTCGAAAATTCTGCCGTTTAACCCGGCGAGCGGTGATTGGTGGACTGCCGCTGCCCAGGCCTTTGGCGTTTCCACCGATCGATTGGGAGTGTTCCAGTTTGTCGCAAGCCCCGAAGCGCGCGAGGTCATGCTCGCCGCCCACCGCCAGGGGTACGACGCCATCAAAGCCGTACGAGGCGACATTTCGCTGGGTCTCACGCTCGCGCTGCCCGATATTCAGCGGGCGGCCGGTGGTGAACAGCGCGCGGCGGAGTTTCGGCGTGATCTTGCCGACACCTACCTTGAGCGTCTGCATCAGGATGATTTCGTCGGCGTCCAAAACTATGGCCGCATGGTCGTCGGTCCGGACGGGCTCGTTCCTCCCAGCGCGGATGTCGAGAAGAACCAGATGGGCGAGGAATTCTATCCGGAGGGCCTCGAAGGCGCTGTCCGTTACGCGGCCCAGGTCGCGGGCATACCTGTCTATGTGACAGAGAACGGGCTGTCGTCCACTGATGACTCCCGCCGTGTCGAGTACTTCAGGCGCGCCCTCGAAAGTATCGCCAACTGCCTGCACTCGGGTGTCGACGTACGCGGATATTTCGCGTGGTCGGCGTTCGATAATTTCGAGTGGGTGAGCGGCTATCGCCCTCGTTTCGGCATCATCGCAGTTGACCGTGATACCCAGGAGCGAACCCCGAAACCGAGTGCGCATTGGCTGGGTGCTGTCGCGCGGGTCAATCGCCTTCAGGGCTGA
- a CDS encoding beta-xylosidase: MIKFEVDAASSGSPFPHFWELCVGSCHAVMGLRSDWREQLEKAHRDLGFRYVRFHGLLDDDMSVCMRDSAVFSGDGKGGLRYCFFNIDSIFDFLLTIGMKPFIELGFMPSVLASGTTTCFHYRANVTPPAHYEEWGGLIKALTQHLVDRYGLEEVRTWFFEVWNEPNLKYFWAGSQQEYFSLYEHAVRAIKSVDGQLRVGGPATSINAWIPDMLEFCRRAGVPIDFLSTHHYPTDDPLWRRSDLTIEQFFTEFAHEMGKYQRGVLRDMTARTREQAGTMPLYYTEWNTSAILPDRVHDDPYSAALVAKTIADNDGLVDGYAFWTFSDLFEEGGQFAEPFHGGFGLQTIHGIPKPTYRVFEMLHALGDRRVAVTGGEGSTVELLAVRGETTLTLLAYNHNIPGGAIEAELVAVSVKGVSSDRPVSVSRIDAESANAKQRWIDLGSPDYPTVAQLRELEQASRPIANALQPAYTAAESAVSFTLPPHGVACLTFEL; the protein is encoded by the coding sequence ATGATCAAATTTGAAGTTGATGCTGCAAGTTCCGGAAGCCCGTTTCCGCATTTCTGGGAGTTATGCGTAGGAAGTTGCCACGCCGTGATGGGCCTGCGATCCGACTGGCGCGAGCAGTTGGAGAAGGCACACCGCGACCTGGGTTTCCGCTATGTGCGGTTTCACGGCTTGCTCGATGATGATATGAGTGTCTGCATGCGCGACTCGGCGGTATTTTCGGGTGACGGTAAAGGTGGCCTGCGCTACTGCTTCTTCAATATCGACTCCATTTTCGACTTCCTGCTCACGATCGGAATGAAACCGTTCATCGAACTTGGGTTCATGCCGTCTGTCCTTGCATCGGGTACGACCACTTGTTTTCACTACCGCGCCAACGTCACGCCCCCGGCGCATTACGAGGAGTGGGGAGGGTTGATCAAAGCCCTCACACAACATCTCGTTGACCGCTACGGGCTTGAAGAAGTGCGAACCTGGTTCTTCGAAGTTTGGAACGAACCCAACCTCAAGTACTTCTGGGCAGGTAGTCAGCAAGAGTACTTCAGCCTGTACGAGCATGCGGTGCGTGCGATCAAGAGCGTGGACGGTCAACTCCGGGTTGGCGGCCCCGCGACATCGATCAATGCGTGGATCCCCGATATGCTCGAGTTCTGCCGACGGGCCGGTGTGCCGATCGACTTCCTCTCGACGCATCACTATCCCACCGATGATCCGCTGTGGAGACGCAGCGACCTGACGATCGAGCAGTTCTTCACGGAGTTCGCGCATGAGATGGGCAAGTACCAGCGCGGCGTTCTGCGCGACATGACCGCGCGCACACGTGAGCAAGCAGGGACTATGCCCCTCTATTACACCGAGTGGAACACCTCTGCCATACTTCCTGACCGTGTCCACGACGATCCCTATTCGGCCGCATTGGTCGCCAAGACGATCGCAGACAACGATGGACTTGTCGACGGCTATGCGTTCTGGACGTTTTCCGATCTGTTCGAAGAAGGCGGGCAGTTTGCCGAACCGTTTCACGGTGGTTTCGGGCTGCAGACGATCCACGGCATTCCCAAACCAACCTACCGCGTATTCGAGATGCTTCACGCGCTGGGAGATCGACGGGTCGCTGTGACCGGCGGCGAAGGCTCAACAGTAGAACTCCTGGCAGTTCGGGGCGAGACTACGCTGACCCTGCTCGCATACAATCACAACATCCCCGGTGGCGCAATCGAGGCCGAATTGGTTGCGGTTTCGGTGAAAGGCGTGTCATCCGATCGTCCGGTATCTGTCTCGCGAATTGACGCGGAGAGCGCAAATGCGAAGCAGCGCTGGATCGATCTAGGTAGCCCGGATTACCCAACGGTTGCTCAGTTGAGGGAACTAGAACAGGCCTCCAGACCGATCGCCAACGCGCTGCAACCAGCATATACCGCCGCTGAATCTGCGGTTTCGTTTACGCTTCCACCACACGGGGTGGCATGTCTGACGTTTGAACTGTAA